One part of the Salmo salar chromosome ssa10, Ssal_v3.1, whole genome shotgun sequence genome encodes these proteins:
- the LOC106561047 gene encoding ATP-sensitive inward rectifier potassium channel 11, producing MLSRKGLVPDDYLLTRLAEDVQQPKFKGKARKARFVAKNGTCNVAHTNIREQGRFLQDVFTTLVDLKWLHTLIIFTMSFLCSWLLFAMVWWLIAFAHGDLDQKGDDFVPCVTDIHSFSSAFLFSIEVQVTIGFGGRMVTEECLSAIVVLIIQNIVGLLINAIMLGCIFMKTAQANRRAETLIFSKHAVISIRNNRLCFMIRLGDLRKSMIISATVRMQVVRRSTTPEGEVVPLDQIDIHMDNPVGTNGIFLVAPLIICHIINKDSPLYELSPADLQKNDIEVIVVLEGVVETTGITTQARTSYLSEEILWGQRFVPTITEEEGAYPVDYSKFGNAIRVPTPSCSAKKLDEDGGIARFKLHEHSTPRPSVRRRQLSLRIKRQSTISPLA from the coding sequence ATGTTGTCCCGAAAAGGACTGGTCCCTGACGACTACTTGCTGACCCGGTTGGCTGAGGATGTCCAGCAGCCTAAATTCAAGGGGAAAGCGCGGAAGGCTCGGTTCGTTGCCAAAAACGGAACTTGTAATGTGGCCCACACGAACATTCGCGAACAAGGACGGTTCCTACAGGATGTTTTCACCACTTTAGTGGATCTAAAATGGCTTCACACACTTATAATTTTCACCATGTCGTTTCTATGCAGCTGGCTGCTGTTTGCGATGGTGTGGTGGCTCATTGCCTTTGCACACGGCGACCTGGATCAAAAAGGTGACGACTTTGTTCCATGCGTAACGGACATCCACTCCTTCTCCTCCGCTTTCCTTTTCTCCATAGAGGTGCAGGTGACCATCGGGTTCGGTGGACGCATGGTCACAGAGGAATGCTTGTCCGCCATAGTGGTCCTCATCATTCAGAACATCGTGGGCTTGTTGATTAACGCCATCatgctggggtgtatatttatgaaGACGGCCCAGGCGAACCGGCGCGCCGAGACGCTGATCTTCAGCAAGCACGCTGTCATTTCCATCCGAAATAACAGGCTCTGCTTTATGATCCGTTTAGGGGACCTGAGGAAGAGCATGATCATCAGCGCCACCGTGCGGATGCAGGTGGTAAGGCGTAGCACCACTCCGGAGGGCGAGGTGGTCCCCCTGGACCAGATAGATATTCACATGGACAACCCCGTGGGGACCAACGGTATTTTCCTGGTGGCCCCTCTTATCATATGTCACATTATCAACAAAGACAGCCCGCTCTATGAGCTGTCACCAGCGGACTTACAAAAGAATGACATCGAGGTGATAGTGGTGCTGGAGGGGGTTGTGGAGACCACGGGGATAACCACCCAGGCCCGGACATCCTACCTGTCTGAGGAGATACTGTGGGGGCAGCGCTTTGTGCCCACTATAACCGAGGAAGAGGGTGCGTACCCGGTAGACTACTCCAAATTCGGTAACGCGATTAGAGTGCCGACACCCAGCTGCAGTGCCAAGAAACTGGATGAGGACGGAGGCATCGCCAGGTTTAAACTGCACGAGCACTCCACCCCGCGGCCGTCGGTGAGAAGGCGGCAACTCTCACTGCGCATAAAGCGTCAAAGCACCATCAGCCCACTAGCCTAA